The genomic interval AAACATTCTTACAAAATATAAGATTGCAAatggtcattaaaaaaatctgtcCTGTTGGATTCCTTTCCgttcttttattcattcttgCACTTGCTCATGAGAAGTAcatcccccccaaaaatcatcattttgaaATCCGAATGATTTTTCAATAAAGCCTAGTAGTACCTTGAGGTGGATAGCGATGTTAAAGCTGGTAGATGTACACTCCTTAGAAAGAAACAAGTACTGTTAGAGATGTCCAGCACCTCCAGTGATTCTGACCTCATGATGTATTGTGGAAAAGACATCATTCCGATTAATGGCACACTCACACTCAGCTTGAGCCTCTTCAGACACGGCAAGCTCTCCAGCAAGTAATTCAGGTTCTCCTCTCTCAGGACAGAAAATACCCAGTACTTATCCAGCTCCAATGTGTGTAGCTGCTTGAAGGTTGAGAGTGATTTGACTGAAGAAAAAGACCAATCAAAAGGGGTATGGATTTCTTCAATGGAAGGGCACATCTCACCGAGGGTCATCAGCAGGCACAAGAATGATTTGACCCTGTCTGATTTCCAGGTAATCTCCGGTGCCTGAAATGGCATGAATTCTGGAGAGGCTGTCCACTCTGCATGGACCACCTTGAGTTCATGCGAGTTGGTCATTTTGAGGAGATAGATCAGGAACTTGAGCCATATTTCCTCGCCCTCGATGATATCCAGCTGGAAGAACAAGTGACGCAGCAGGGCTCCTCTTGACACAAAGTGATAGATGTAGTTTGTGGCCCTATCCTTGATACATTTGATGGCTTCGCACTTATCCTTTGGGAGATGTCCTTGAGCCAAAGCAAAGGTGAAATCAGCCACTTGCCACAGACGTGGTGTTCTCATTACCCCAGCCCATTCTGAACACACTTTGGCAGCCTCACATTTATCAGTGTCACTTAGAAAGGAAAATATTCTTACTTTGCATTCCAAAGGCAATCTGGAGAACAAGGCTCCAAAATTTTGATCTGGCATATCATAAGATGTACCACACTGTTCCTTCAGGTGTGGCTTTGAATCCCGtttacttcttgcttttctaTGACTGATGTAAGGCTGTCCGCAATTTAATTTTCGCTTTTTTCTCATACAATACGACATAACTGGTTTGGTTGCAGCTGGTCTTGATTTCAAGCACTTTCATTTGTCATGTGAATTTTTCTCTGCATTCGCATATTGGAGAAAGAAATCTTGATCCTTGTCCTAAACACATGGAGAGCTTCCTGATGAAAATATAGACTTCATCCATTTACCTACATAAAggcaaacaaaaattaatcattGTGGGTTTTTTAGTTTGTTTTGAAGAGTTTTGCCGATATCACATGTTGTAGTATACTATGGATGTTAAGTAGATTCTAGTCTAGATACACACATATAACTCAGTTTTCGGCACTTTGGCATGATGAGGTGTAAGGCTTAAGCTCTGCCtaaatattaaaggggaatttaTGTGAATTCCATTTGCATTTACTCAATATTTTAATGgccatcaatttttattttcagctcttggttctttgtgaaaatttgaaatttatattattttgaatgccCTCTCTCAAATTTTTTAAAGGGGAGGTTCAACCTAATCGGTTTAAAGGAAaacagataaaataaagaaaaatattagagaaggaaatgaaaatccattaaataagAGGCTCAAGATTTTTTAAGATTTGAATTTGTAAgttcatatgcgagcagcatccccatccctaacccagagagctcccgcccgctacgcgggcgggagcccagaagcttaccgtgtatttgaccatattcaccggactagggtgatttatggtctaaatatttctccaaatgaattgtgaaaacagaaagtatacaattaccacgattatatggatgaaggtctaacgagtggcagtttcctgacatctgggcacagactggaacctcaaaaaaacgaaaagttctctcctctaccccagtctcgatcggccattttgttacgatttttaacaaaaatggccgatcgaaacgggggtagaaggagagaacttttcgtttttttgaggttccagtctgttcccagatgtcaggaaactgccactcgttagaccttcatccatataatcgtggtaattgtatactttctgttttcacaattcatttggagaaatatttagaccataaatcaccctagtccggtgaatatggtcaaatatacggtaagcttctgggctcccgcccgctgcgcgggcgggagctctctgggttacccCATCCCATAAATTCAATTTGTTAACTGGAAAGGATATTTTCTTATAGCCTTGGACTCCAAGGCTATAAGAAAATATCCTAAGAAAATATCCTTTCCAGTAAACAAACTGAATTTAGATAAAAAAATGTGTCTGCTGTTGGGCAAGAACAATTTTTTAGAGTAGAGATATGCccgtggtccgagttgtcccTGATTCACACTGTACCCTCATGAATTGAATGCACAAAGCCTCAAAGGCAAAGCTGAGCTTCGTCTTCGAATTAAATCGCCGCTTTCGTTTTCTACTGTCTCATGTCTTCGTAACCCggcccagggagctccggccatTCGCGCTTCGCGGGctggagctccctgggttaggaccaaagaccttataatatattactagaccgaaagctgcgtgcgcgttcagcacaaaacaaataagattaggctccgcctaccgcgatcatttgaagacaaaaataagccctcattgacattcatgagcatgaagatattcataatccggccttttcattggcGAAGAGCGCATTAATACGCAATTTCCCCGATTCTTTGTcatcgatactagtggtatcgtgttacagaattaattattcatttgacctcattacgtcatctaatttattcattctgaaacttttctttccacacacaaaatggacctacgaacactccggtgagtacgtatTAATTGATATAAACACATGAATTCAgtggactatttacacatttcacactgtattttgtgatcttaggttatttctttaacaaattagaACGTTTGTATCATTCTTCTGTTAAAGgaaagcagaatttggtctttgaaattgaagttggattgtcatcgtcgcccaGTGTAGCCTGTATGTTGCTTGCAGTGTTGTGGTTATGCCGTTATCCCGCTATGCTAACCACGTATTTTGTACGGGCTCCTAGCCGGCTGGGAATCGAGAGATAATCGGGCTGGTTTGGTTCACCTCCAACAAGGACCAACccacgattgattaaaacaagaagaatgaggcttctttttgtacactgtaacgtTAGATCAAGAGTGAGATCTgcatctatcttcagtagatcgagactCAGTCAGGAATAAACTGCGGAGTGTGGATGAAGATACGCCTGTCATTGTGTCAATCCTCAGTCCTCACTTtgtttcagatatcaaatttattttgcataacttcaggcttctgcatttagcccccacccattttaactcttattgttatttataaatatagttagactcggtcttagaaataacatgctgctctgcatgtttgtcttattatcaatagatcTAGGACCTAGATCTTCTTAATCCTAGGCCCTACTTTATATACACTTAGAATTAGATCTAGGCTACTTTACTTcaagttttatttattcatcgatGCTGTCAAGAGCTAGGCCTACCTAATTCAAATCTAGTCTAACTTATACTTTCCAACCCTCGACACTTACCCCCAGAGCTTATGATAGGTCTGtaatttaggcctagatctaggtctGGGCCGAAACGACTCCGTTTACATGTACGAGTATGACTGTCAGTGGACcaaggactagatctagatctactctcggtcaataatggcaatgaagtcttagccaggaataaaagtcagagtcagacatcaaaaatttctaaaCCGATATAGGGTCTAGATCTCGGTTTAGAACCGAAGCTTTACTTTCTAGTTCTAGATAGATCGAGAGTCCAtcgttagtctagatctagacctaatttagatacatgaaTGTTGTCGCACAGCACTGAGTCTCGTTggactagatctatactttcttacaaatagatctagacctagtgcatgagattatggaattatgttaaaatcaaatgaaataagattcggaaataaaaagatccagattttttttttttggggggggggggcagacatgtgaaaaatttagagaaacctAAAATTCAGAAGGCGAGGGACAGATGCGACCAATATTACCTATATAGGGCcgttttgtgcattttctaaagtaaaattgaaggatgtcatgcaattctctttttgatgaaggtttcacatttcagctcttgcccaaacccctccccctatacatacggccatgaaaaatatcacttcttattattgttctctcttttctttcacaaacaggttgagtttgaataacaagaaaaacagtagaggtctaccCATAATGGTtcaagatgatgatcataagtgcatgcatcattttgcagattctcatccaggtataaaacttaaactaacccatacaaaattacagatacattacatgcattgaatgttaaccatgtttacattaaataaaaattatccgagccacaaagaggtaggatctgtaatgaatatacacttcttaaatatacaggctctcgagtctaaaatagaaccaatgccaaaagttatgtaccttgggcaaatttataaaataccggtaaggtcatgtccttgatctactagtaattaaatggcctttttatttcctatttgtttataaacaaagcaatatttatttttcatattttacaaaattcattttattcattctttagtgtgatattcatatttcatatttgtagatttacgatttttttaaaatcttattattttacattttgtccaataggatgatgcagttttacaatttccatggaggtgattgatgatgataaataattggtgaagtaggcctaatagaacagcgactagaccacaaagagaaatacaacctacatcagttatatgagtgagttaattagtgaatatttttaataatggaggttgttcacatttttttttggcaacaaataaacctgcctttgaaaaacccatttcaattttgtttttagattatagttagtgtcgtttttaatcacagatcaaaatattctgtgcaacaaaacatatcaactttaattctgactatttatataatttacatatgttgattcatatattcatatttatgagaaatctctgacattttttcatagagtacatgtagttataatggagagtggtatgtaaactgcataaaacaggtttaagtgatatgctttatagaagtacaagtttataattagtagaagtaagatttcctgttatgtgttgaagaaacatatatatgtatagtctcactcttcttaaaacatttatgttttataattcacgacaattttaatttaaattcattgattttctttctctattttttcaatctgcaggactggtgtaacagatgttttcattcaagaaatccaacaaatcaagagtctgacttaggaaccacttgatgaagatggaaaaggtttttttttttccaagtccaatttttcaaaaaaaaacatttcttgttgattttcattaaaactggttgcaaaaggagaagctataaacatacaaataggagcggcggagtgaagttgaaagtggggggggggcatagggaaaatgctgtattacgtgaaatttttaagaagttgcaaaattttgacattttaaaaaagaaaatctaaagtattcagaatgatatatttcactttttttttttttttttttttttttttttggggggggggcaagagtccttcaagccccccccccctccatctgtacAAACCTGATTATATACCCCCactcatgaattattaaacttaatgcacaaaggatttccttcataagtatattatcgaaatgagaatattgttttcttgtttcaaagggcaatcgtcatggtgaccataaaacgggtccttctcaggtggaaggggcacagaacaagttctttaggagcacttttcttgggtaaaagggggcagtgattcgagaaagggcacttacaagaaggcgagggggcactctttaacacatgaaacgggccctcagatgaaagggcacagaacacgttccggggggggggggggcatttatgggtaaaaaaaatgcatacaaggaagagcacttggtaacacctaaaacaggttctcgtcaggtgaaagggacacagtacacgttcgtgagggggcatttttcttgcataaaaaggcacttttcagtgcttcaagaagtagggggaactgtgcccccctcccgaggatcgctgccccagcatacaaaaaaaaattattttggttcaaagtattaacataTATGCTTAATAAAAAGGCAAAGCTTAATcctctgataatgtgatattttttatggctaattaataaaattcatCCCTAACCAGAGAATTCCtttatgtctttcatttgtgttcatatagtatttgtacagagctaaaatgaaagggatttggaattggcaaaattcaaaatgagatgaagatcgagagagggaaagagtgatgagaagtgggttgaaaagagatgagaaagaaatggaggggcacatatgaagagataatttagaggggggtggtaagagagctagaatgtgggaagtaggaacaaacggggtggaagagaaataagacaagatttatggaaaccaggagacagataacaagtgggaaaagaagaaggaaatatatgaagagtttagttgcaaaaggggttagggccactttggaccattccgagaaaaaccatgtttttattctcacttattgcaatattcttatgagaaactaaattgtcatgatgtactactttaccatgtgaacataaaattgggtataaaagaaatctacctgtcttcaatttttttctatatacttataaaaaaatatcattgtgtacctaaccccttttgcaagtaaattgaagtgaatccaatctcttttgattaaaaaagtgatttttttttgccacttccattcacgttttcatttgaatttcaaattttctttggtatcatcagagtgactgaaaatttagaggtttagagacagaaaacaataaaatatatgaaaaatggacctaaccccttttgacaaatgagttcttcagaaaagtttagttgcaaaaggggttaggtccactcctagaaaataattatttttgaattctcccatattgcaatattcttatgcgaaactgaattttcatggtaccctaccatgagaacataaaattgggtataaaatatatttacttttttttaagatattattttccaaaaaaaacccttttgcaactaaactgaaatggacctaaccccttttgaaaaaaaggtgatttttctttgccatattagttcactttttaataggaatttcaacttttatatggtatcatcttatatagctactaaaaatctatacattaagacataaaaatcaagtttgatgaaaaatggacctagcCCCTTTTGAAAATGTGCTCTACATATGTAGGAGAAAGGCGGCACAAAAGAATTTTGAGtgagaaaatgattaaatggaaaaaaaaacagagtaagaaatgctggagaataaaggggacaggaaacgtattaaacatgataaattggggcccgtttcatcatgagttacaaGTATGGTAGCCACGATTTAGGGATAGCAAAAGCTGTAGAGACCTCTTTACCTAATCACGACTTGATCTactcttttcatcttccctttttGAATTAGCAAAGGCCTATAAGACGcaatacaaacaatgctttgtttttaagtgatatcgcttgtgatatcgatactttatatagcgcaacgtatcgtctcagatttgcgcttgcttgattcgctgaatccttcgcgtcacgagcgcgtaacaaaatgaatacattaatgaatttgccaagttgacctttgtcattacgctgatgtgcgtattgtctaatacacgtacaaaaccacagttgacgagggagcatcgtacgaaattaatattaatgagggcttattttagcttctaatggattaaacaaaatggcggtagcttcgggggcttgGTTAGGACCACTTTGTCTTCGGCATCGCCCGGCTACAGTGCCTCCCGGTCGCGCGGTCGCCCGCATCTGAGCCTGCGCCTGCGGTTCTCCTATAAAGCGGCGATTGAATTCGAAGTTTTGCCTTTGCGCATTCAATTCATGAGGGTAACCCACCTCCCCATTTATTCAAACCTCACCTCTTTATTAGTTACAATGCTAAAATGTAGACCTAGTACCATCAATCAAGCAAAGTATGACACAGTTCAGTTGGACTGTAAACATGGCCTGGTAAAGTCAGGAAATGTTGTTATGATCTCTCACTCGTTTCAGTTTCTCCGCTGTTCGTGTGCTGCAGTTTGCGACCATTATCGAGATAACAGTTCTGTATGGTGTGCAAAAAGAGCCAAATGCAATAaaaggaaaattatttttcaagtaaCCCCCTCCATCCCCTCCGCCAGGTTTTAGCTCCGGATCACGTGATTTGAGGTTTCATCTTTTATTTGTTACCTTTGAATGATCGACGATAAGTCTAAATATATGCATTATCGCATTTACTgatgattaattaattatacaatatctaTACTATAGGCTACAGTATATATTGGTAGCCAAGGAAGGAATTTATCTTCCCCTTTTATTATGTCGTGTACAAATCGTATCCTGTTAACACTGCAGGTCTATATATAGTGCCGTTTTGAACATATACATTTACAAAAAACACGGGAAATTTGGGGGGAAATTACCAATAATGACTTTTCAGTCAAAGACCCGCTTGAATTAAACTTCTTATTAAACCCGTTGATACGAAGATAAGACTGTATATGCCTATGTCTCAATACTCGTAATATGATAAACAAATCTAGTGAAGTTTTGTCAATcataatattatgtttattaaaagCCTCAAATTTTCGACGATCCTTCGTCTTCTTCAGGAGTAAATGGCACTTCATGTTACGTCTCAAGATGTATATTATATTCTGATTATACATCcgaatgaaatttcatttttttgcttgcAGGAATGcgattttctcttttattcaattcaacttgTTGGTATTGGTGGA from Lytechinus pictus isolate F3 Inbred chromosome 2, Lp3.0, whole genome shotgun sequence carries:
- the LOC129254013 gene encoding uncharacterized protein LOC129254013, with protein sequence MSYCMRKKRKLNCGQPYISHRKARSKRDSKPHLKEQCGTSYDMPDQNFGALFSRLPLECKVRIFSFLSDTDKCEAAKVCSEWAGVMRTPRLWQVADFTFALAQGHLPKDKCEAIKCIKDRATNYIYHFVSRGALLRHLFFQLDIIEGEEIWLKFLIYLLKMTNSHELKVVHAEWTASPEFMPFQAPEITWKSDRVKSFLCLLMTLGEMCPSIEEIHTPFDWSFSSVKSLSTFKQLHTLELDKYWVFSVLREENLNYLLESLPCLKRLKLSVSVPLIGMMSFPQYIMRSESLEVLDISNSTCFFLRSVHLPALTSLSTSRNRWTGPFLSREALRVHCLYNILKTGAPRLTVFNQCIVGDDWRSRVTQEFEDALKSSCYCSSHKRGSFLF